The Rathayibacter caricis DSM 15933 genomic sequence ACCTCGGAAAGGCGACCCGTGCCTGACGCCCCCGCCCTCGAGCTCCAGGGCCTCTCCCTCGACTACCGCCTCGGCCGGCGCTCGGTGCGCGCCCTCGACGACGTCTCGTTCACGGTCGGCCGGGGCGAGATCGTCGCCCTCGTCGGCGAGTCCGGATCGGGCAAGTCGACCATCGCGAACGCCGCGACCGGCCTTCTCCCCTCGGGGGCACGCGTCGCCTCCGGCCGGCTGCTCGTCGACGGCGCCGACGTCACCCGCGCGCCGGAGTCGCGGTGGAGCCGGATCCGCGGCCGCCGCGTGGGCCTCGTCCCCCAGGACCCGGGCGCCAGCCTCACTCCGGTCCTCACCATCGGGGCGCAGGTCGCCGAGATCTTCGCGATCCGCGGCGAGCGCCTCTCGCGCGCCGAGCGGCGGGCCCGGTCGATCGAGCTGCTCGAGATCGCCGAGGTGTCGCGCGCGGCCGACCGGCTCACCCAGTACCCGCACGAACTCTCGGGCGGGTTGAAGCAGCGGATCCTGATCGCCATCGCCTTCGGCCTCGACCCCGCCCTGCTCGTGGCCGACGAGCCGACGTCGGCGCTGGACGTGACGGTGCAGAAGCAGATCCTCCGCGTGCTCGACCGCCTGGCCGCCGAGCACGGCACCAGCGTGCTCTTCGTCACCCACGACCTGGCGCTCGCGACCGACCACGCATCGCGCGCCCTGGTGCTGCAGCGCGGCCGACTGGTCGAGGACGCTCCGGTGGAGCGGATCGTGCGGACGCCCGCCACCGACTACACCCGCGACCTCATCGCCCATGCGCGGGCGACGCAGATCGCGCCGTCGCCCACGCCCTCCTCCTCCGTCCCGTCGACGGTGCTCGAGGTGAGCGGGCTCTCGAAGTCGTTCCCGGGGCGGCGCGGAGGAGCCTCCGTCGCCGCCGTCGACGACGTCTCGTTCGCGCTGCCCGCGGGCCGCACGCTGGCGCTCGTCGGCGAATCCGGCTCGGGGAAGTCGACGACGGCGCGCATGATCCTGCGCCTGCTCGACCCCAGCGCCGGCTCGATCGCGCTCGACGGCCGCGACGTCACCGCGGTCTCGGGTCGCGACCGGCTCGCGCTCTGGCGCACGGTGCAGCTCGTCTACCAGAACCCCGACTCCGCTCTCGATCCACGCTGGAGCGTCGGACGCATCGTCTCGGAGCCGCTGCTCGGCTCCGCGTCGCCGCGCGAGCGCCGGGCCCGCGTCGAGGAGCTGCTCGACGCCGTCTCGCTGCCCGACGGAGTGATCGACAAGCGCGCCGGCGAGCTCTCGGGCGGTCAGCGCCAGCGCGTCGCCATCGCGCGGGCCCTCGCTCCGCACAGCTCGCTCGTCGTGCTCGACGAGGCGCTCAGCGCGCTCGACGTGATCACGCAGGAGCGGGTGCTGCAGCTGCTCGAGCGCCTGCAGCGCGAGCAGGGGGTCTCGTACCTCTTCATCTCGCACGACCTGTCGACGGTGCGCCGCCTGGCGCACGACGTCGTGGTGCTGCGGGCCGGCCGGGTCGTCGAGCAGGGCCCCTCCCACGAGATCTTCGCCGCGCCCCGCACCGACTACGTGCGCGAGCTGCTCGACGCCGTGCCCGGCCGGCGCCTGCTCGCCGACCCCGCGACCACCCCGACCGCCGAGGACCCCCGATGACCGACGCCCCGAAGCCGCTGCGCTTCTCCGCCTTCGTGATGAACACCGCCTCCCACATCCAGCACGGCCTGTGGCGGCACCCGGAGGCGCGCCAGCACGAGTTCACGTCGCTCCGGCTCTGGACCGACCTGGCCCGCACCCTCGAGCGCGGCCGGTTCGACGCGATCTTCTTCGCCGATGTCCTCGGCCTCTACGGTCCCGCCCGCGGCGACTACACCGTGAACGCGCGCGAGGGGCTGCAGTTCCCGAGCAACGACCCGTCGGTGCTGCTGGGGGCGCTGGCGGCCGTCACCGAGCACCTCGGACTCGTGTTCACCTCCTCCGTGCTGCAGGCGCACCCGTTCGAGTTCGCCCGGCGCGTGTCGACGCTCGACCACCTCTCGGGCGGCCGCGTCGGCTGGAACGTGGTGACCAGCGCCCAGGAGAGCGCCGCGCGCAACTTCGGCGCCGACGGACTCGAGGAGCACGACGAGCGCTACCGCTGGGCCGAGGAGTACCTCGAGGTCGTCTACAAGCTCTGGGAGGGGTCGTGGGACGACGACGCGCTCCGGCGCGACAAGGCGCTCGGCCACCCGGACGACGCGGTGTTCGCCGACGCGAGCGGGATCCACCGCATCGACCACGTCGGGCAGCGCTACCGCGTGGCCGGCCCGCACCAGAGCCCGCCGTCGCCGCAGCGCACCCCGGTGATCTTCCAGGCCGGCTCCTCGCCCGCGGGCAGCGCCTTCGCCGCCCGCCACGCGGAGGGCCAGTTCGTGCTCACCTCCGGACTCGACAAGACCCGGGCGCTGATCGAGCAGACCCGCGCGAAGGTCGCGGCGACGGGCCGCGCTCCCGAGGACCTCGCCTTCTTCCTCGGCCTCGCCTTCGTCACCGGCGACACCGAGGAGGCGGCGCAGCGGAAGGCGGCCGAGCTCGACGAGTACCTCTCGAGCGACGGCTTCCTGCTGCACAGCAACCTCGCCTTCGACCCGGCGACCGGCGAACCGCTCGACCCCGACACTCCGCTCTCGGAGCTCTCCACCGGCACCAACGTGAGCCACCTGCAGTGGATGCGCGAGCTCTCGCCCGACCCCGACCCGAAGGTGCGCGACCTCGCCACCCTCGCGGCGAAGCTGCGCGGACGGATCGTCGGCACGCCCGAGCAGATCGCCGACCGCCTCGCCGAGTGGCGCGACGCGGGCATCGACGGGATCAACGTCATCAACTGGACGCTGCCCGGCAGCTTCGAGGAGTTCGTCGACCACGTGACCCCGGTCCTGCAGGAGCGCGGGCTCGCTCAGCGCGAGTACGCGCCCGGAACCC encodes the following:
- a CDS encoding dipeptide ABC transporter ATP-binding protein yields the protein MPDAPALELQGLSLDYRLGRRSVRALDDVSFTVGRGEIVALVGESGSGKSTIANAATGLLPSGARVASGRLLVDGADVTRAPESRWSRIRGRRVGLVPQDPGASLTPVLTIGAQVAEIFAIRGERLSRAERRARSIELLEIAEVSRAADRLTQYPHELSGGLKQRILIAIAFGLDPALLVADEPTSALDVTVQKQILRVLDRLAAEHGTSVLFVTHDLALATDHASRALVLQRGRLVEDAPVERIVRTPATDYTRDLIAHARATQIAPSPTPSSSVPSTVLEVSGLSKSFPGRRGGASVAAVDDVSFALPAGRTLALVGESGSGKSTTARMILRLLDPSAGSIALDGRDVTAVSGRDRLALWRTVQLVYQNPDSALDPRWSVGRIVSEPLLGSASPRERRARVEELLDAVSLPDGVIDKRAGELSGGQRQRVAIARALAPHSSLVVLDEALSALDVITQERVLQLLERLQREQGVSYLFISHDLSTVRRLAHDVVVLRAGRVVEQGPSHEIFAAPRTDYVRELLDAVPGRRLLADPATTPTAEDPR
- a CDS encoding LLM class flavin-dependent oxidoreductase, with product MTDAPKPLRFSAFVMNTASHIQHGLWRHPEARQHEFTSLRLWTDLARTLERGRFDAIFFADVLGLYGPARGDYTVNAREGLQFPSNDPSVLLGALAAVTEHLGLVFTSSVLQAHPFEFARRVSTLDHLSGGRVGWNVVTSAQESAARNFGADGLEEHDERYRWAEEYLEVVYKLWEGSWDDDALRRDKALGHPDDAVFADASGIHRIDHVGQRYRVAGPHQSPPSPQRTPVIFQAGSSPAGSAFAARHAEGQFVLTSGLDKTRALIEQTRAKVAATGRAPEDLAFFLGLAFVTGDTEEAAQRKAAELDEYLSSDGFLLHSNLAFDPATGEPLDPDTPLSELSTGTNVSHLQWMRELSPDPDPKVRDLATLAAKLRGRIVGTPEQIADRLAEWRDAGIDGINVINWTLPGSFEEFVDHVTPVLQERGLAQREYAPGTLRQKLFGRDQLPEEHPARSYRGAFGEVAR